The genomic DNA CAGGGACAGGGAgaggacacggagagaacaagCGGGGGCAGGattgtttgtgttctgttaCAGAGATATTTCTTCTTTAAAGTCGTGGACTGAGTTTGAACAAAGAAAGGTGAGACGGTGTCCGTCAGCCGCGGTCTGAGCCGAGGACgggtttgtttttgtggtttcCTCTGTTTAATAGCTCGTAAAATGGCGTTTACCGACGCATTAAACACTAAATATCACCTGCTGCACTCCACTGTGTGTTCAACGTCCTATTGATGCAACAGGGTCCGACATTTCGCTCTTTTGCGAGGTGAAATACAACACAGGAACAGGATGTGCGCTGTAGGATATCAGTCCGTGAATGTTTATATTCAGTCTGCCTTCAATTATACATTTAGTGTTGCTACAAATAATCAATGACTAAATACAAATGAGTACCAAGGAGCCTTATGCCATAATACACCTTTCATTACCTACACTGGatattaattacatttctaAATGTTAGTTAAACCAATAGCACAGCTACAGAATATGACACTacgtgttttattttaaaaagaaacgaAAAGTAAGTCATTCCCGGTGTGGGTTACAGTCATATAACCCCATtggggctgtggagcagtggagatgTTTTCTGGAATGAGTTGGGGTGGTGTTTGTGCTCCAGATCTAATCATCCATTATCAGTAACTGACTTCAGcgatgctcttgtggctgaattcagtCAAACCCTGACAgatatgttccaacatctagtgtaaagactTCCCAGGAGAATAGAGGCTCTTATTGCtgcaaaatcaaacaaactcTCGGTTATTCCTCTTCATTTCTGTAGAAGTGTTGGAAGAGCAGGTTTCCACAAACATTCAACtgatttatttgttattgtttctGGCAGTGCAATGGGCCGTATCTTCCTGGACCACATCGGAGGCACTCGTCTCTTCTCGTGTGCCAACTGTGACACGATTCTGACAAACCGCTCTGAACTCATCTCCACACGCTTCACTGGAGCCACAGGTCGAGCCTTTCTCTTCAACAAGGTGAGCTCAGTTACTTTTCTGCCACCATAATTGTAGGTACTTCTAATAATTTGTGGGATGCCAGTGTTGCTCCTAAAAACATACGGTTACATCTCTACACAAACCTTGTCCATTATTCTGTTTCTTACAGTAAACCGTTCATTACACTTGGTGTTATTTGGCCGACTGTTCAGTTTCTTTTCTTTGGTTCAGGTGGTGAACTTGCAGTACAGTGAAGTGCAGGACAGAGTGATGCTGACGGGCAGACACATGGTGCGAGATGTCAGCTGCAAGAACTGCAACAGCAAACTGGGCTGGATCTATGAGTTTGCCACGGAGGACAGCCAGAGATACAAAGAAGGCCGAGTGATCCTGGAGAGGGCGctggtgagagagagcgagggctTTGAGGAACATGTGCCCTCAGATGCCTCCTGAGGCTTTTTCTCTGCTCgaaaacacacagagctaaTTTCAGTCACCTCTGTCTCCATCATCGATCTGAACAACGCATCCGCTTCTCACCAACAGGTCCAGCCTGGCTTCGAGACTGAAAAGGTCTAAAAGACAAAACAGCAGCTCCTCTATGGCTTGAAAAATGCCACCGTCAGCCAATAAAATGTGGGTGTTCAATTGAAATCTATATTTGCAGATGGATTTTGGGCCATCCCTTAAAAGCTACCGTAGCTAGAGGTTATATAAACAGGCTTTTGAAACTGCAGGGTGCATTTCCTAGTTCAGAAGAGTACAATGGCAAATTTGGCCCAGACTGATGTTGAATAGGCCTTCAATTTCGTTTCTTCTGCGTGTTCTCTATTCAGCCCCCAAAGAACAGACTGAGAAGGGTGAAGATACAGAGCTAACGTTCCCCGGCTTATGTTCCTTGGCTGTTTGTACGCATCATTGTGAAATTGGTGGATAGTAAGAATCATTCATCGCCACGTAAATGGTGTGATATTCAGTACAACATTGTTTTAATTAGCATTATTCTTTCTCTCTGAGTTCTTGTTTTAGTTTGAGTGATTTGAGTAATAttctttgttttgtcttttgtctTTGATGCGTAAACAATACTCCTGTGTTCATTCGAACTTAATAAAGTGAATGGTCTTGCTTGAGCTTCTTTTTGAAATCTTAAGATAAATTTCCTGAAAATCTGACACATGCTGTTAATAAAAACAGCTGCTTTCAACTTAGAAAGATTCCTGGTCAAATCCAGAGCGTTTGGATTGatttaattctttatttttgagtgtaattaaaacatattgtaaataaaatgcacGTACATCACTTTTTATTAGGACAGGATCCCTTTTTTGTTTTCAATTAATATATTTAGGAAAAAACACTTAGCAAAATGTAATAACTGTTGTACatgtaattatacatttatatacttttgattataatattaaaaaaataactccCCTACAGgatcaaaagaaaataaataagtaaatgcaGTGACTCCTGGATGGGtcaaatgacatattttaaaaaatatatgctctttcattcgttcattcattatctgtaagcgcttatccagttcagggtcacggtgagtccagagcctacctggaatcattgggcacaaggcaggaatacaccctggagggggcgccagtccttcacagggcaacacagacacacacacacacatacacacacttttgagtcaccaatccacctaccaacatgtgtttttggactgtgggaggaaacccacatagacacggggagaacacaccaactcctaacagacagtcacccggagcgggaatcgaacccacaacctccaggtgcctggagctgtgtgactgcgacacctacctgctgcgccaccgtgcctccatatatatatatatatatatatatatatatatatatatatatgtatgtatatgtatatatatatatatgtatatgtatatatatatatatatgtatatatatatgtgtgtatatgtatatatatatatatatatatatatatatatatatatgccctaATTTGTTTAATTACGTAAATAAACAGTACTTGTAGCATACGCTGTAATGAACAATGTGTTTTAGTAGGGGTTGTGTTATTTATATtcactcaaacaaacaaaagtacAGTTTGAGCAGTGCCCAGACTTTTGCATATGACTTAATTTGACCTGTTTAAATTGATATAGTCGAGTTTTTCTGGGTCTATAGCTGTGAAACTGGAAGGACGCAGGAGTGGCAATGATGATGAGAAAATGAGGTAAAGCTGCCATCTTGCGGCTGGTGGTGATTattgacaatttttttttttttttttattaagaggacatatttgtaatttttaaaaacgGGTTTGGTCCACTGCATTTGAAACAGACTTTATGATAAAACAACCTAAATtgcctaataaataaataaaatagtggtCAGTACAGCTCTCCCTCATCTGACTTGTATTTTATTCTACATCAAAGAGGCCAAAGTATGACTATAGTTTTTAGATTGCATTCAAAAGAACTTACTCATGAAAAACAAGTTGCTGTAACTCCACTTTCCACAttctttttcaaatttattAAGATTATCGTAATACTGTGGAGacaaaatacttaaaaatgttttcattttcaattgAAAAACGAGCCAcaaattttttttccacatttcaaAGTGTGTAAAACACATATGTAAACCAGTCAGAACTTTTATATCCTAAGGAGTTCAAATGAAATGTGTGAGCAAATCCATTGTAAtttaatcaaatttaaattattccttcattcattatctgtgagcgtttatccaattcagggtcacggtgggtccggagcctacacagaatcactgggcgcaaagcaggaacacaccctggaggggacaccaatCGTTCACAGGgcgtcacacattcactcacacctacggacacttttgagtcgacaatccacctactaacatgggtttctggactgtggaaagaaacccacacggataacacaccaaactcctcacagacagtcacctggagcgggacttgaacccacaacctccaggtctctggatctgtgtgacagtgtgCCGCCCCAAAAAAATGTACTTAATTTAAATTtgagtggcgcagcaggttagtgtctcagtcacacagctccagggacctggaggttgtgggttcaagtcccgctccgggtgactgtctgtgaggagtgtggtgtgttctccctgtgtccgcgtgggtttcctcccacagtccaaaaacacacattggtaggtggattggtgactaaaaagtgtccgtaggtgtgagtgtgtgttgcctggcgccccctccagggtgtattcccgccttgcgcccaatgattccaggtaggctctggacccaccgcgaccctgaactggataagtgcttacagataatgaatgaacaaatttttgcttttgaaaaaaaatacaatttaaatggCATCAGCTCCATTAAGAACATCATACAGTCGTGTGAAAAAGTTAGGCcaccccatgaaagcctttgtctttttgaacatatttaaacatatggacatatgagcttcatttgaacagcactgagagatggagcttattaAACTAAaccaataaaactgaaaaaaaaaatgacttcaccatgtttaaaatgtaatgaacaaaaatgtacatttcttgtgaGAAGATGTTAGGACGTCCCtacatttattactgttttaaatgtctatatttagaaTCAGACGCACCACATCAGCTGTAAATGTTTAGACCATCGTTAAAGAGGACATTGGAGGAGGCTCTTATTTAAACCTCAGACATTAGTTTGACTTGCCCTTGGTTGCTAAAGACTGCGGTTAAGCCAGCCGCCGTTTGAGAAAACACGGTTAAACTAGCCGCACGTCAGATTTTAGTGCGCGTATACTAGTGACTTACCGGTAATACTCAATGCGCGTGAAGACCTGAGCTTatgcccttcattttaaagaaagtaacAGCATTTAACCGGTTTATATATTGGTCATTTCTAGTAAGTAGTCCAAAcaatcaacagatatcagttcagggtttactacactatgtatctatgaagtatgaagtgattttactgtatagtttttatgtaaatgacattcaaaatccctataattctccattgtttttaatgttaactcaagtttactgctttataaaatggttattttgaataagtagtccacacaaccaatATATATCAATTCAGTGTTtgccatactatgtacctatgacatatgaagtgattttactgtatagtttgtaTGTAAAAGACATTCAAAGtccccataattgtccattgttttttaacgagtcaagttcactgctttataatatagtcatttctaataagtagtccacacaaccaacagatatcagttctgtgattaccatactatgtacctataaaatatgaagtgactTTACTGTATAcattttgagtaaatgacattcaaaatcacaataattctccattgttttcaatgatgactcaagtttactgctttataaaatgatcatttctaataagtagtccacacaaacAACTTAATATCAGTTCAgagtgtaccacactatgtacctatgaaatacgaagtgattttactgtatagtttttaagtaaatgatattcaaaatccctataattgtccattgtttttttaacGAGTCAAATTCACCgctttataatatggttatttctaataagtagtccatacaaccaacagatatcagttctgtgattaccatactatgtacctataaaatatgaagtgactttactgtatactttttgagtaaatgacattcaaaatccctataattgtccattgtttttaatgttaacccaagtttactgctttataaaatggttattttgaataagtagtccacacaaccaacagatatcagttttGTGTCtgccatactatgtacctatgaaatatgaagtgattttactgtatagtttttgagtaaatgacattcaaaatcacaactaatctccattgtttttaatgatgaatcaagtttactgctttataaaatgatcatttctaataagtagtccacacaaccaacagatatcagttctgtgattaccatactatgtacctataaaatatgaagtgactttactgtatactttttgagtaaatgacattcaaaatcacaataattctccattgttttcaatgatgactcaagtttactgctttataaaatgatcatttctaataagtagtccacacaaacaacagatatcagttctgtgattaccatactatgtacctataaaatatgaagtgactttactgtatactttttgagtaaatgacattcaaaatccctataattgtccattgtttttaatgttaactcaagtttactgctttataaaatggttattttgaataagtagtccacacaaccaacagatatcagttctgtgTTTACTATACTATGtgtctatgaaatatgaagtgattttactgcatagtttttgagtaaatgacattcaaaatcacaataattgtCCAATATTTTTTAACCTGAgtcaagttcactgctttataatatggttatttctaataagtagtccatacaaccaacagatatcagttcagtgtgtaccacactatgtacctaaaaatatgaagtgattttactgtataaattttgagtaaatgatattaaaattcctcataattttccattgtttttaatgatgactcaagtttgatgttttataaaatgatcatttctaataagtagtccatacaatcaACTAATATCAGTTCAGGGTGTACCACACTATAtatctatgaaatatgaagtgattttactgtatagttttttatgtaaatgacttTCAAATtcccataattgtccattgtttttgaaCATGAGTCAAGTTCAATGTTTTgtaatatggtcatttctaagAAGCAGCCCATACAACCAACAAATATCAGTTCAGGATTTACTATACTATGTAATTCAAATTCCCCATAATTGTCcaatattttttaacataagTCCACTGCTTTatatcatcattaaaaacaatggagaattattgtgattttgaatgtcattcactcaaaaactatacagtaaaatcacttcatatttcataggtacatagtgtggtacactctgaactgatatctgttgtttgtgtggactacttattagaaatgaccatattataaagcagtgaatttgactcatgttaaaaaacaatggacaattatggggactttgaatgtcatttacatacaaactatacagtaaaatcacttcatatttcatagataCATAGTATAGTAAATCCTGAATGGATATCCGTTGGTTTTATGGACtgcttattagaaatgaccatattataaagcattGAACTTGATTCGTGttcaaaaacaatggacaaataTGGGacttttgaatgtcatttacagaaaaaactatacagtaaaatcacttcatatttcataggtacatagtatggtaaacactgaactgatatctgttggttttatggactacttattagaaatgaccatattataaagcagtgaacttgacacatgtttaaaacaatggacaattatgagatttttgaatgtcatttactcaaaaactacacagtaaaatcacttcatatttcataggtacatagtgtgatacactctgaactgatatctgttggctgtgtggactacttattagaaatgactatattataaagcagtgaatttgaattatcattaaaaacaatggacaattatagggattttgaatatcatttacttaagaactatacagtaaaatcacttcatattttataggtacatagtatggtacacactgaactgatatctgttggttttatggactacttattcaaaataactattttataaagcagtaaacttgagtcatcattaaaa from Hoplias malabaricus isolate fHopMal1 chromosome 7, fHopMal1.hap1, whole genome shotgun sequence includes the following:
- the LOC136702252 gene encoding protein yippee-like 5, which produces MGRIFLDHIGGTRLFSCANCDTILTNRSELISTRFTGATGRAFLFNKVVNLQYSEVQDRVMLTGRHMVRDVSCKNCNSKLGWIYEFATEDSQRYKEGRVILERALVRESEGFEEHVPSDAS